Proteins encoded within one genomic window of Buteo buteo chromosome 30, bButBut1.hap1.1, whole genome shotgun sequence:
- the WNK3 gene encoding serine/threonine-protein kinase WNK3 isoform X6, with translation MATDLGDPKVPTSPPAPPKRFFRKSVELLEDEERDPPSDGGDPEFRGNLEFRGDLEFRGDLEFRGAAGGREEAEEEAEMKAVATSPGGRFLKFDIELGRGAFKTVFKGFDTDTWVEVAWCELQDRKLTKVEQQRFKEEAEMLKGLQHPNIVRFYDSWESTVKGKKCIVLVTELMTSGTLKTYLKRFKVMKPKVLRSWCRQILKGLHFLHTRTPPIIHRDLKCDNIFITGPTGSVKIGDLGLATLMRTSFAKSVIGTPEFMAPEMYEERYDESVDVYAFGMCMLEMGTSEYPYSECQNAAQIYRKVTSGIKPASFDKVTDLEVKEIIEGCIRQNKAERLSIRDLLNHAFFAEDTGLRVELAEDDGGFDSSLALRLWVEDPKKLKGKHKDNEAIEFSFNLEADVPEEVAYEMVKSGFFHESDSKAVAKSIRDRLTLVRKTREKKQAEGRGLPENEDTEVDQHVRQQLLRQQPPTAAGEGLLENGPISDATSTCCLTGAPEPTPQLLGCYQQGSPGPPQDGASATCGRPIPLQVPHLDPQVTYGVEGTSTDVTGGATTAVPEPPGIDGEPGVGVTQSRGMSSVVVARLQPAPGAPGPVMTSAVPGMQLAPGMSPAPGVPPPTGMPPAPGMPPAPGMPPAPGMPPPTGMPPPTGMPPAPAMPPAAPGMPPAPGMPPQSVPIVQLQPAPGMPPGPGMPPAQGMPPQPVPTMQPQLVPGMSPAPGMPPQLVATMQPQLAPGMPPAPGMPPPAGMPPQPIPTMQPQPTPGMPPTVGVSPAPGMPPAVAMAPTTGMPPAPEMPPTIGMPPTVGMPPLPGLPPAAGVPPTVGMPPPSGMPPAPGMPPLSGMPPAQGMPPAQGMPPTMGMSPAPVMPPTMGMSPAPGMSPAPVMPPPPSGMPPAQGMPPTMGMSPAPVMPPPSGMPPPTSGMPPTQGMPPPPLPTLPAGPQPEDPSLHADPPPAATNPSDPVPFLRVPEATTVPEPPGAKPDRVRQRRASCPRPERVPRFQLTVLQVSSPGDNTVECQLETHDSKMVTFKFDADGDAPEDIACYMVEDNFVLEGEREKFVEELKAIVARARGLLGGPPMDPQAGPPEQAGGGEGAPQSSPVGRWRFCINQTIRNREATGPGGPPPNRRALGTSCGGEVDAVPDAGGPQGPGMVVTGPQEPGGPQGPGMVVTGPQEPGGPQGPGTVITGGLEQDGPGGPEMIVPKSSDLGVPQGQEMNVAKPHELDAPKGPETIVPKLHELGVPQGQEMTVPEPCDLGVPKGLEMVVTGPQDPGVPEGLGTMVTGAWEQDGPRGLGTIVTGPQELDEPMGPEMIISKPQNLGVPQGPGTTVTSTWEQDGPGQPDMIVPKPQELDDHQGPETIIPGHQDLGVPQGQGTVVTEAWEQDGPWGPETIVPKPQELDVPQGPETIAIGAWEQDATMGPEGRWRNLGIPPGGGIASC, from the exons GACCGCAAGTTGACCAAGGTGGAGCAACAACGGTTCAAGGAAGAAGCAGAGATGCTGAAGGGGTTGCAGCACCCTAACATCGTCCGCTTCTACGACTCTTGGGAGTCCACGGTCAAGGGCAAGAAGTGCATTGTCCTCGTCACCGAACTGATGACCTCCGGCACCCTCAAGAC GTATCTCAAGAGGTTCAAGGTGATGAAGCCCAAGGTGTTACGGAGCTGGTGCCGGCAGATCTTGAAGGGTCTCCACTTTCTCCACACCCGTACGCCACCCATCATTCACCGGGACCTCAAGTGTGACAACATCTTCATCACCGGCCCCACGGGTTCTGTCAAGATCGGTGATTTGGGTTTGGCCACCCTGATGCGGACCTCCTTCGCCAAGAGCGTCATCG GTACGCCGGAATTTATGGCACCGGAGATGTACGAGGAACGTTACGATGAGTCAGTGGACGTCTACGCCTTCGGGATGTGCATGTTGGAGATGGGCACCTCTGAATATCCCTACTCCGAGTGCCAAAACGCTGCCCAGATCTACCGCAAAGTCACCAGC GGCATCAAGCCAGCCAGCTTTGACAAGGTGACGGACCTGGAGGTGAAGGAGATCATCGAAGGTTGCATCCGGCAGAACAAGGCAGAGAG GCTTTCCATCCGTGACCTGCTGAACCACGCTTTCTTCGCCGAGGACACGGGGTTACGCGTGGAGCTGGCGGAGGACGACGGGGGGTTCGACTCTTCCTTGGCACTCCGGCTTTGGGTAGAGGACCCCAAGAAGTTGAAGGGGAAGCACAAGGACAACGAGGCCATCGAGTTCAGCTTCAACCTGGAGGCCGATGTCCCCGAGGAGGTGGCCTATGAGATG GTGAAATCCGGCTTCTTCCATGAAAGCGACTCCAAAGCCGTCGCCAAATCCATCCGAGACCGGTTGACATTGGTGAGGAAGACGCGGGAGAAGAAGCAAGCGGAAGGTCGGGGGCTCCCTGAAAATGAGGATACCGAGGTGGACCAACACGTCCGGCAGCAGCTGCTCCGGCAACAGCCCCCCACTGCCG CAGGCGAGGGGCTCTTGGAGAACGGTCCCATCTCAGATGCCACCAGCACCTGTTGTCTCACCGGGGCGCCTGAGCCCACGCCACAGCTCCTTGGGTGCTACCAACAAGGGTCACCAGGACCCCCCCAAGATGGGGCATCCGCTACTTGTGGCCGTCCCATCCCCTTGCAGGTGCCG CACCTTGACCCCCAGGTCACCTACGGGGTGGAGGGCACATCAACAGATGTCACTGGAGGTGCCACCACGGCAGTGCCAGAGCCACCCGGCATCGACGGGGAGCCGGGGGTCGGTGTGACGCAGAGCCGCGGGATGTCATCAGTGGTGGTCGCACGGCTGCAACCAGCTCCTGGGGCGCCGGGTCCGGTGATGACATCGGCGGTGCCCGGCATGCAGCTGGCTCCGGGGATGTCACCAGCTCCAGGGGTGCCACCACCAACCGGAATGCCACCAGCTCCGGGGATGCCACCAGCTCCGGGGATGCCACCAGCTCCAGGAATGCCACCGCCAACTGGCATGCCACCGCCAACTGGGATGCCACCAGCTCCAGCAAtgccaccagcagctccagggatgCCACCAGCTCCAGGGATGCCACCTCAATCGGTCCCCATCGTGCAGTTGCAGCCAGCTCCAGGGATGCCACCGGGTCCAGGGATGCCACCAGCCCAAGGGATGCCACCACAGCCAGTCCCCACCATGCAGCCACAGCTGGTGCCAGGGATGTCACCGGCTCCAGGGATGCCACCACAACTGGTGGCCACCATGCAGCCGCAGCTGGCTCCAGGGATGCCACCAGCTCCAGGGATGCCACCACCAGCTGGGATGCCACCACAGCCAATCCCCACCATGCAGCCACAGCCAACCCCAGGGATGCCACCAACAGTGGGAGTGTCACCTGCTCCAGGGATGCCACCAGCCGTGGCGATGGCCCCAACCACAGGGATGCCACCAGCTCCAGAGATGCCACCAACCATTGGGATGCCACCAACTGTGGGGATGCCACCCCTACCTGGCTTGCCCCCAGCTGCAGGGGTGCCACCGACCGTGGGGATGCCACCTCCATCTGGGatgccaccagccccagggaTGCCACCACTGTCTGGCATGCCACCAGCCCAAGGGATGCCACCAGCCCAAGGGATGCCACCAACCATGGGGATGTCACCGGCTCCGGTGATGCCACCAACCATGGGGATGTCACCAGCTCCAGGGATGTCACCAGCTCCAGTAatgccaccaccaccatccGGGATGCCACCAGCTCAAGGGATGCCACCAACCATGGGGATGTCACCAGCTCCAGTGATGCCACCACCATCCGGGATGCCACCACCAACATCTGGGATGCCACCAACCCAAGGGATGCCACCACCGCCGCTCCCCACCCTCCCAGCAGGTCCACAACCCGAAGACCCGTCCCTGCACGCCGATCCCCCGCCGGCCGCCACCAACCCTTCGGATCCGGTGCCCTTCCTCCGCGTCCCTGAGGCCACCACCGTCCCCGAACCTCCCGGTGCCAAACCCGACCGTGTCCGGCAACGCCGAGCCTCCTGCCCTCGCCCAGAGAGGGTTCCTCGCTTCCAACTGACCGTCCTCCAG GTCTCGTCCCCTGGGGACAACACAGTGGAGTGTCAGCTGGAGACCCACGACAGCAAGATGGTGACCTTCAAGTTTGATGCCGATGGGGACGCTCCCGAGGACATCGCCTGCTACATG GTTGAGGACAACTTCGTGCTGGAGGGCGAGCgggagaagtttgtggaagagCTGAAGGCCATCGTGGCGCGGGCGCGAGGGCTCCTCGGTGGCCCCCCCATGGACCCCCAG GCAGGACCTCCTGAACAAGCGGGTGGTG gaGAAGGTGCCCCCCAGTCGTCCCCCGTCGGTCGTTGGAGGTTTTGCATCAACCAGACCATCAGGAACCGGGAAGCCACCG GTCctgggggacccccacccaaCCGAAGAGCCTTGGGGACATCCTGCGGTGGTGAGGTGGATGCGGTCCCAGATGCTGGTGGCCCTCAAGGACCAGGGATGGTTGTCACCGGACCCCAAGAACCAGGTGGCCCTCAAGGACCAGGGATGGTTGTCACCGGACCCCAAGAACCAGGTGGCCCTCAAGGACCAGGGACGGTCATTACTGGAGGGTTAGAGCAGGATGGACCTGGGGGACCAGAGATGATTGTCCCCAAATCCAGTGACCTGGGTGTCCCCCAAGGACAGGAGATGAACGTCGCCAAACCCCACGAGCTGGACGCACCCAAGGGACCAGAGACAATTGTCCCCAAACTCCACGAGCTTGGTGTCCCTCAAGGACAGGAGATGACTGTCCCCGAACCCTGTGACCTCGGTGTCCCCAAAGGACTGGAGATGGTCGTCACCGGACCCCAAGACCCAGGTGTCCCCGAAGGACTGGGGACAATGGTCACGGGCGCTTGGGAACAGGATGGACCCAGGGGACTGGGGACAATTGTCACCGGACCCCAAGAGCTGGATGAACCCATGGGACCAGAGATGATCATCTCCAAACCCCAAAATCTTGGTGTCCCTCAAGGACCAGGGACAACTGTCACCAGCACTTGGGAGCAGGATGGACCTGGGCAACCAGACATGATTGTCCCCAAACCTCAAGAGCTTGATGACCACCAAGGACCAGAGACCATCATCCCTGGACACCAAGACCTGGGTGTCCCCCAAGGACAGGGGACAGTTGTCACCGAAGCTTGGGAGCAGGATGGACCATGGGGACCTGAGACGATTGTCCCCAAACCCCAAGAGCTGGACGTCCCCCAAGGACCCGAGACAATCGCCATCGGAGCTTGGGAGCAGGATGCAACCATGGGACCAGAG GGGAGGTGGAGGAATTTGGGGATCCCCCCCGGCGGGGGCATTGCCAG ctgctAA
- the WNK3 gene encoding serine/threonine-protein kinase WNK3 isoform X5, whose amino-acid sequence MKAVATSPGGRFLKFDIELGRGAFKTVFKGFDTDTWVEVAWCELQDRKLTKVEQQRFKEEAEMLKGLQHPNIVRFYDSWESTVKGKKCIVLVTELMTSGTLKTYLKRFKVMKPKVLRSWCRQILKGLHFLHTRTPPIIHRDLKCDNIFITGPTGSVKIGDLGLATLMRTSFAKSVIGTPEFMAPEMYEERYDESVDVYAFGMCMLEMGTSEYPYSECQNAAQIYRKVTSGIKPASFDKVTDLEVKEIIEGCIRQNKAERLSIRDLLNHAFFAEDTGLRVELAEDDGGFDSSLALRLWVEDPKKLKGKHKDNEAIEFSFNLEADVPEEVAYEMVKSGFFHESDSKAVAKSIRDRLTLVRKTREKKQAEGRGLPENEDTEVDQHVRQQLLRQQPPTAAGEGLLENGPISDATSTCCLTGAPEPTPQLLGCYQQGSPGPPQDGASATCGRPIPLQVPHLDPQVTYGVEGTSTDVTGGATTAVPEPPGIDGEPGVGVTQSRGMSSVVVARLQPAPGAPGPVMTSAVPGMQLAPGMSPAPGVPPPTGMPPAPGMPPAPGMPPAPGMPPPTGMPPPTGMPPAPAMPPAAPGMPPAPGMPPQSVPIVQLQPAPGMPPGPGMPPAQGMPPQPVPTMQPQLVPGMSPAPGMPPQLVATMQPQLAPGMPPAPGMPPPAGMPPQPIPTMQPQPTPGMPPTVGVSPAPGMPPAVAMAPTTGMPPAPEMPPTIGMPPTVGMPPLPGLPPAAGVPPTVGMPPPSGMPPAPGMPPLSGMPPAQGMPPAQGMPPTMGMSPAPVMPPTMGMSPAPGMSPAPVMPPPPSGMPPAQGMPPTMGMSPAPVMPPPSGMPPPTSGMPPTQGMPPPPLPTLPAGPQPEDPSLHADPPPAATNPSDPVPFLRVPEATTVPEPPGAKPDRVRQRRASCPRPERVPRFQLTVLQVSSPGDNTVECQLETHDSKMVTFKFDADGDAPEDIACYMVEDNFVLEGEREKFVEELKAIVARARGLLGGPPMDPQAGPPEQAGGGEGAPQSSPVGRWRFCINQTIRNREATGPGGPPPNRRALGTSCGGEVDAVPDAGGPQGPGMVVTGPQEPGGPQGPGMVVTGPQEPGGPQGPGTVITGGLEQDGPGGPEMIVPKSSDLGVPQGQEMNVAKPHELDAPKGPETIVPKLHELGVPQGQEMTVPEPCDLGVPKGLEMVVTGPQDPGVPEGLGTMVTGAWEQDGPRGLGTIVTGPQELDEPMGPEMIISKPQNLGVPQGPGTTVTSTWEQDGPGQPDMIVPKPQELDDHQGPETIIPGHQDLGVPQGQGTVVTEAWEQDGPWGPETIVPKPQELDVPQGPETIAIGAWEQDATMGPEDPPTERTPGRPTAGGGYFALGFNCPRLKNPVSKKTWGRKIKSWARKLRQPPPTAGGPPRPGEVEEFGDPPRRGHCQLLTNPESTDPPETEGDWGDPSSESESGGVGGPPHPPGAPPRPPGSPSSPMSSDGETDPEDEDLRVELRRLREKHIQEVVTLRAQQDKELQELHGRLRALKEARGDPPKFGGPPPGDYGGLPHHCPGGSPRRLRGAKGRGRGRGATMTGPITPPAPPNPPPAPQKKGLFTDDLHRLVDEWVQDTARAQGTSSWVATLRGARMTPPKWGVVPPPKTNLHGGGSPLPPGAE is encoded by the exons GACCGCAAGTTGACCAAGGTGGAGCAACAACGGTTCAAGGAAGAAGCAGAGATGCTGAAGGGGTTGCAGCACCCTAACATCGTCCGCTTCTACGACTCTTGGGAGTCCACGGTCAAGGGCAAGAAGTGCATTGTCCTCGTCACCGAACTGATGACCTCCGGCACCCTCAAGAC GTATCTCAAGAGGTTCAAGGTGATGAAGCCCAAGGTGTTACGGAGCTGGTGCCGGCAGATCTTGAAGGGTCTCCACTTTCTCCACACCCGTACGCCACCCATCATTCACCGGGACCTCAAGTGTGACAACATCTTCATCACCGGCCCCACGGGTTCTGTCAAGATCGGTGATTTGGGTTTGGCCACCCTGATGCGGACCTCCTTCGCCAAGAGCGTCATCG GTACGCCGGAATTTATGGCACCGGAGATGTACGAGGAACGTTACGATGAGTCAGTGGACGTCTACGCCTTCGGGATGTGCATGTTGGAGATGGGCACCTCTGAATATCCCTACTCCGAGTGCCAAAACGCTGCCCAGATCTACCGCAAAGTCACCAGC GGCATCAAGCCAGCCAGCTTTGACAAGGTGACGGACCTGGAGGTGAAGGAGATCATCGAAGGTTGCATCCGGCAGAACAAGGCAGAGAG GCTTTCCATCCGTGACCTGCTGAACCACGCTTTCTTCGCCGAGGACACGGGGTTACGCGTGGAGCTGGCGGAGGACGACGGGGGGTTCGACTCTTCCTTGGCACTCCGGCTTTGGGTAGAGGACCCCAAGAAGTTGAAGGGGAAGCACAAGGACAACGAGGCCATCGAGTTCAGCTTCAACCTGGAGGCCGATGTCCCCGAGGAGGTGGCCTATGAGATG GTGAAATCCGGCTTCTTCCATGAAAGCGACTCCAAAGCCGTCGCCAAATCCATCCGAGACCGGTTGACATTGGTGAGGAAGACGCGGGAGAAGAAGCAAGCGGAAGGTCGGGGGCTCCCTGAAAATGAGGATACCGAGGTGGACCAACACGTCCGGCAGCAGCTGCTCCGGCAACAGCCCCCCACTGCCG CAGGCGAGGGGCTCTTGGAGAACGGTCCCATCTCAGATGCCACCAGCACCTGTTGTCTCACCGGGGCGCCTGAGCCCACGCCACAGCTCCTTGGGTGCTACCAACAAGGGTCACCAGGACCCCCCCAAGATGGGGCATCCGCTACTTGTGGCCGTCCCATCCCCTTGCAGGTGCCG CACCTTGACCCCCAGGTCACCTACGGGGTGGAGGGCACATCAACAGATGTCACTGGAGGTGCCACCACGGCAGTGCCAGAGCCACCCGGCATCGACGGGGAGCCGGGGGTCGGTGTGACGCAGAGCCGCGGGATGTCATCAGTGGTGGTCGCACGGCTGCAACCAGCTCCTGGGGCGCCGGGTCCGGTGATGACATCGGCGGTGCCCGGCATGCAGCTGGCTCCGGGGATGTCACCAGCTCCAGGGGTGCCACCACCAACCGGAATGCCACCAGCTCCGGGGATGCCACCAGCTCCGGGGATGCCACCAGCTCCAGGAATGCCACCGCCAACTGGCATGCCACCGCCAACTGGGATGCCACCAGCTCCAGCAAtgccaccagcagctccagggatgCCACCAGCTCCAGGGATGCCACCTCAATCGGTCCCCATCGTGCAGTTGCAGCCAGCTCCAGGGATGCCACCGGGTCCAGGGATGCCACCAGCCCAAGGGATGCCACCACAGCCAGTCCCCACCATGCAGCCACAGCTGGTGCCAGGGATGTCACCGGCTCCAGGGATGCCACCACAACTGGTGGCCACCATGCAGCCGCAGCTGGCTCCAGGGATGCCACCAGCTCCAGGGATGCCACCACCAGCTGGGATGCCACCACAGCCAATCCCCACCATGCAGCCACAGCCAACCCCAGGGATGCCACCAACAGTGGGAGTGTCACCTGCTCCAGGGATGCCACCAGCCGTGGCGATGGCCCCAACCACAGGGATGCCACCAGCTCCAGAGATGCCACCAACCATTGGGATGCCACCAACTGTGGGGATGCCACCCCTACCTGGCTTGCCCCCAGCTGCAGGGGTGCCACCGACCGTGGGGATGCCACCTCCATCTGGGatgccaccagccccagggaTGCCACCACTGTCTGGCATGCCACCAGCCCAAGGGATGCCACCAGCCCAAGGGATGCCACCAACCATGGGGATGTCACCGGCTCCGGTGATGCCACCAACCATGGGGATGTCACCAGCTCCAGGGATGTCACCAGCTCCAGTAatgccaccaccaccatccGGGATGCCACCAGCTCAAGGGATGCCACCAACCATGGGGATGTCACCAGCTCCAGTGATGCCACCACCATCCGGGATGCCACCACCAACATCTGGGATGCCACCAACCCAAGGGATGCCACCACCGCCGCTCCCCACCCTCCCAGCAGGTCCACAACCCGAAGACCCGTCCCTGCACGCCGATCCCCCGCCGGCCGCCACCAACCCTTCGGATCCGGTGCCCTTCCTCCGCGTCCCTGAGGCCACCACCGTCCCCGAACCTCCCGGTGCCAAACCCGACCGTGTCCGGCAACGCCGAGCCTCCTGCCCTCGCCCAGAGAGGGTTCCTCGCTTCCAACTGACCGTCCTCCAG GTCTCGTCCCCTGGGGACAACACAGTGGAGTGTCAGCTGGAGACCCACGACAGCAAGATGGTGACCTTCAAGTTTGATGCCGATGGGGACGCTCCCGAGGACATCGCCTGCTACATG GTTGAGGACAACTTCGTGCTGGAGGGCGAGCgggagaagtttgtggaagagCTGAAGGCCATCGTGGCGCGGGCGCGAGGGCTCCTCGGTGGCCCCCCCATGGACCCCCAG GCAGGACCTCCTGAACAAGCGGGTGGTG gaGAAGGTGCCCCCCAGTCGTCCCCCGTCGGTCGTTGGAGGTTTTGCATCAACCAGACCATCAGGAACCGGGAAGCCACCG GTCctgggggacccccacccaaCCGAAGAGCCTTGGGGACATCCTGCGGTGGTGAGGTGGATGCGGTCCCAGATGCTGGTGGCCCTCAAGGACCAGGGATGGTTGTCACCGGACCCCAAGAACCAGGTGGCCCTCAAGGACCAGGGATGGTTGTCACCGGACCCCAAGAACCAGGTGGCCCTCAAGGACCAGGGACGGTCATTACTGGAGGGTTAGAGCAGGATGGACCTGGGGGACCAGAGATGATTGTCCCCAAATCCAGTGACCTGGGTGTCCCCCAAGGACAGGAGATGAACGTCGCCAAACCCCACGAGCTGGACGCACCCAAGGGACCAGAGACAATTGTCCCCAAACTCCACGAGCTTGGTGTCCCTCAAGGACAGGAGATGACTGTCCCCGAACCCTGTGACCTCGGTGTCCCCAAAGGACTGGAGATGGTCGTCACCGGACCCCAAGACCCAGGTGTCCCCGAAGGACTGGGGACAATGGTCACGGGCGCTTGGGAACAGGATGGACCCAGGGGACTGGGGACAATTGTCACCGGACCCCAAGAGCTGGATGAACCCATGGGACCAGAGATGATCATCTCCAAACCCCAAAATCTTGGTGTCCCTCAAGGACCAGGGACAACTGTCACCAGCACTTGGGAGCAGGATGGACCTGGGCAACCAGACATGATTGTCCCCAAACCTCAAGAGCTTGATGACCACCAAGGACCAGAGACCATCATCCCTGGACACCAAGACCTGGGTGTCCCCCAAGGACAGGGGACAGTTGTCACCGAAGCTTGGGAGCAGGATGGACCATGGGGACCTGAGACGATTGTCCCCAAACCCCAAGAGCTGGACGTCCCCCAAGGACCCGAGACAATCGCCATCGGAGCTTGGGAGCAGGATGCAACCATGGGACCAGAG GACCCCCCAACGGAGAGGACCCCGGGCCGTCCCACCGCTGGGGGGGGGTATTTTGCCCTGGGGTTTAATTGCCCCCGCCTGAAAAACCCCGTCAGCAAGAAGACCTGGGGGCGCAAGATCAAAAGTTGGGCCCGGAAGCtccggcagcccccccccactgcggggggacccccccggccag GGGAGGTGGAGGAATTTGGGGATCCCCCCCGGCGGGGGCATTGCCAG ctgctAACGAACCCCGAATCGACCGACCCCCCTGAAACCGAAGGCGATTGGGGGGATCCCAGCTCGGAAAGTgaaagtgggggggtggggggacccccccatccccctggagcccctccccgcccccccggaTCCCCATCGTCCCCCATGAGCAGCGACGGGGAGACAGACCCTGAAGACGAAGATTTACGGGTGGAGCTGCGAAGGCTGCGGGAAAA gCATATCCAGGAGGTGGTGACGTTACGGGCGCAGCAGGacaaggagctgcaggagctgcacgGGCGTCTCCGTGCCCTAAAAGAAGCTCGGGGGGACCCCCCAAAAtttgggggaccccccccgggggaTTATGGGGGACTCCCTCATCATTGCCCCGGGGGATCCCCCCGACGGCTTCGGGGTGccaagggaagaggaaggggaaggggcgCGACAATGACAG GCCCCataacccccccagcccccccaaacccccccccagcccctcaaaAAAAGGGGCTCTTCACCGATGACCTGCACCGGCTGGTGGATGAGTGGGTGCAGGATACGGCCCGAGCCCAG gGGACCTCGTCGTGGGTGGCCACCCTCCGCGGCGCCCGGatgacccccccaaaatggggagtggtacccccccccaaaaccaacctccatggggggggcagccccctcccaccAGGGGCTGagtga